One genomic window of Gossypium hirsutum isolate 1008001.06 chromosome D11, Gossypium_hirsutum_v2.1, whole genome shotgun sequence includes the following:
- the LOC107911043 gene encoding lariat debranching enzyme isoform X2 encodes MLGEAYSLFTENEGFSFVDVGHSYQPKARKNSKTLYCDSLYRFCFWDFWTPLLNQYCVQFKRMKIAVEGCMHGDLDKVYDTIKYIENTRNIKIDLLLCCGDFQAVRNEKDMDSLNVPPKYREMKSFWKYYSGQEVAPVPTIFIGGNHEASNYLWELYYGGWAAPNIYFLGFAGVVKFGNIRIGGLSGIYNARNYCLGHHERPPYNDNTIRSVYHVREYDVHKLMHLEDPIDIFLSHDWPLGITDFGNWQQLVRYKKHFKDEIQQGTLGSKPAAQLLEKLKPSYWFSAHLHCKFTALVEHEEGGRVTKFLALDKCLPGRKFLQIVDIESDPGPYEVQYDEEWLAITRKLNCVFPLTLRRGDFGRTQLDMQDCRQWVKSRMEDRGAKPCEFSQTAPPHKPSDSVSNTTFSGSPRNPQTVSFLELLDLPYVLDNALDSRDTPTSLPQKDDYSEDIPIEDEDDLEDGEPNNENRSS; translated from the exons ATGTTAGGGGAAGCCTACTCTCTGTTTACTG AAAACGAAGGTTTCTCTTTTGTGGACGTCGGCCATTCATATCAACCCAAG GCCCGAAAGAATTCAAAGACACTATATTGTGATTCTCTCTACCGTTTctgtttttgggatttttggacTCCCTTGCTTAATCAG TATTGTGTCCAATTCAAAAGGATGAAGATAGCAGTGGAAGGGTGCATGCATGGAGATCTCGACAAGGTCTACGACACCATTAAATACATCGAAAACACTCGCAACATCAAAATCGACCTCCTCCTTTGTTGTGGTGATTTCCAG GCAGTCAGGAATGAAAAAGATATGGATAGCCTTAATGTGCCCCCAAAATATAGGGAGATGAAATCATTCTGGAAATACTATTCGGGTCAGGAGGTTGCCCCAGTTCCCACCATTTTTATCGGTGGAAATCATGAAGCTTCCAATTATTTATGGGAATT GTATTATGGGGGATGGGCAGCACCTAATATATACTTCTTGGGGTTTGCTGGGGTTGTGAAGTTTGGCAATATCCGTATCGGTGGACTTTCCGGAATTTACAATGCGCGTAATTATTGTTTAG GACACCACGAAAGGCCACCTTATAATGACAATACTATCAGATCTGTGTATCATGTCCGGGAGTACGATGTTCACAAGCTCATGCACCTAGAGGACCCGATTGATATTTTCCTTTCACACGATTGGCCGCTCGGCATCACTGATTTTGGGAACTGGCAACAACTTGTTCGCTACAAAAAACATTTCAAAGATGAG ATCCAGCAAGGAACTCTTGGAAGCAAGCCTGCTGCACAGCTGCTCGAAAAACTCAAACCATCGTATTGGTTTTCAGCTCACTTGCACTGCAAATTCACTGCTCTTGTTGAACATGAAGAGGGTGGTCGAGTGACAAAATTTCTTGCACTCGATAAATGCCTTCCAGGGCGCAAGTTCTTGCAG ATTGTTGATATTGAATCTGATCCAGGACCTTATGAGGTTCAGTACGATGAAGAATGGCTGGCAATAACACGGAAATTGAATTGTGTCTTTCCTTTGACCCTCCGACGTGGAGACTTTGG GAGAACACAGCTCGACATGCAAGATTGTCGTCAATGGGTTAAGAGCAGGATGGAAGACAGAGGAGCCAAACCTTGCGAATTTTCTCAAACAGCTCCACCTCACAAACCCTCTGATTCAGTTTCAAACACTACTTTTTCTG GTTCTCCCCGTAATCCTCAGACTGTATCTTTCTTGGAATTGCTAGATCTTCCTTATGTTCTTGATAATGCATTGGACTCCAGGGATACTCCTACTTCATTGCCTCAAAAGG ATGATTACAGCGAAGACATTCCCATTGAAGACGAGGATGATCTAGAAGATGGAGAACCGAATAATGAAAACCGGTCCTCATGA
- the LOC107911043 gene encoding lariat debranching enzyme isoform X1: MVAAPLKLLLGLENEGFSFVDVGHSYQPKARKNSKTLYCDSLYRFCFWDFWTPLLNQYCVQFKRMKIAVEGCMHGDLDKVYDTIKYIENTRNIKIDLLLCCGDFQAVRNEKDMDSLNVPPKYREMKSFWKYYSGQEVAPVPTIFIGGNHEASNYLWELYYGGWAAPNIYFLGFAGVVKFGNIRIGGLSGIYNARNYCLGHHERPPYNDNTIRSVYHVREYDVHKLMHLEDPIDIFLSHDWPLGITDFGNWQQLVRYKKHFKDEIQQGTLGSKPAAQLLEKLKPSYWFSAHLHCKFTALVEHEEGGRVTKFLALDKCLPGRKFLQIVDIESDPGPYEVQYDEEWLAITRKLNCVFPLTLRRGDFGRTQLDMQDCRQWVKSRMEDRGAKPCEFSQTAPPHKPSDSVSNTTFSGSPRNPQTVSFLELLDLPYVLDNALDSRDTPTSLPQKDDYSEDIPIEDEDDLEDGEPNNENRSS, from the exons ATGGTTGCGGCGCCGCTGAAACTGCTACTAGGGTTAG AAAACGAAGGTTTCTCTTTTGTGGACGTCGGCCATTCATATCAACCCAAG GCCCGAAAGAATTCAAAGACACTATATTGTGATTCTCTCTACCGTTTctgtttttgggatttttggacTCCCTTGCTTAATCAG TATTGTGTCCAATTCAAAAGGATGAAGATAGCAGTGGAAGGGTGCATGCATGGAGATCTCGACAAGGTCTACGACACCATTAAATACATCGAAAACACTCGCAACATCAAAATCGACCTCCTCCTTTGTTGTGGTGATTTCCAG GCAGTCAGGAATGAAAAAGATATGGATAGCCTTAATGTGCCCCCAAAATATAGGGAGATGAAATCATTCTGGAAATACTATTCGGGTCAGGAGGTTGCCCCAGTTCCCACCATTTTTATCGGTGGAAATCATGAAGCTTCCAATTATTTATGGGAATT GTATTATGGGGGATGGGCAGCACCTAATATATACTTCTTGGGGTTTGCTGGGGTTGTGAAGTTTGGCAATATCCGTATCGGTGGACTTTCCGGAATTTACAATGCGCGTAATTATTGTTTAG GACACCACGAAAGGCCACCTTATAATGACAATACTATCAGATCTGTGTATCATGTCCGGGAGTACGATGTTCACAAGCTCATGCACCTAGAGGACCCGATTGATATTTTCCTTTCACACGATTGGCCGCTCGGCATCACTGATTTTGGGAACTGGCAACAACTTGTTCGCTACAAAAAACATTTCAAAGATGAG ATCCAGCAAGGAACTCTTGGAAGCAAGCCTGCTGCACAGCTGCTCGAAAAACTCAAACCATCGTATTGGTTTTCAGCTCACTTGCACTGCAAATTCACTGCTCTTGTTGAACATGAAGAGGGTGGTCGAGTGACAAAATTTCTTGCACTCGATAAATGCCTTCCAGGGCGCAAGTTCTTGCAG ATTGTTGATATTGAATCTGATCCAGGACCTTATGAGGTTCAGTACGATGAAGAATGGCTGGCAATAACACGGAAATTGAATTGTGTCTTTCCTTTGACCCTCCGACGTGGAGACTTTGG GAGAACACAGCTCGACATGCAAGATTGTCGTCAATGGGTTAAGAGCAGGATGGAAGACAGAGGAGCCAAACCTTGCGAATTTTCTCAAACAGCTCCACCTCACAAACCCTCTGATTCAGTTTCAAACACTACTTTTTCTG GTTCTCCCCGTAATCCTCAGACTGTATCTTTCTTGGAATTGCTAGATCTTCCTTATGTTCTTGATAATGCATTGGACTCCAGGGATACTCCTACTTCATTGCCTCAAAAGG ATGATTACAGCGAAGACATTCCCATTGAAGACGAGGATGATCTAGAAGATGGAGAACCGAATAATGAAAACCGGTCCTCATGA
- the LOC107911043 gene encoding lariat debranching enzyme isoform X4, with protein sequence MKIAVEGCMHGDLDKVYDTIKYIENTRNIKIDLLLCCGDFQAVRNEKDMDSLNVPPKYREMKSFWKYYSGQEVAPVPTIFIGGNHEASNYLWELYYGGWAAPNIYFLGFAGVVKFGNIRIGGLSGIYNARNYCLGHHERPPYNDNTIRSVYHVREYDVHKLMHLEDPIDIFLSHDWPLGITDFGNWQQLVRYKKHFKDEIQQGTLGSKPAAQLLEKLKPSYWFSAHLHCKFTALVEHEEGGRVTKFLALDKCLPGRKFLQIVDIESDPGPYEVQYDEEWLAITRKLNCVFPLTLRRGDFGRTQLDMQDCRQWVKSRMEDRGAKPCEFSQTAPPHKPSDSVSNTTFSGSPRNPQTVSFLELLDLPYVLDNALDSRDTPTSLPQKDDYSEDIPIEDEDDLEDGEPNNENRSS encoded by the exons ATGAAGATAGCAGTGGAAGGGTGCATGCATGGAGATCTCGACAAGGTCTACGACACCATTAAATACATCGAAAACACTCGCAACATCAAAATCGACCTCCTCCTTTGTTGTGGTGATTTCCAG GCAGTCAGGAATGAAAAAGATATGGATAGCCTTAATGTGCCCCCAAAATATAGGGAGATGAAATCATTCTGGAAATACTATTCGGGTCAGGAGGTTGCCCCAGTTCCCACCATTTTTATCGGTGGAAATCATGAAGCTTCCAATTATTTATGGGAATT GTATTATGGGGGATGGGCAGCACCTAATATATACTTCTTGGGGTTTGCTGGGGTTGTGAAGTTTGGCAATATCCGTATCGGTGGACTTTCCGGAATTTACAATGCGCGTAATTATTGTTTAG GACACCACGAAAGGCCACCTTATAATGACAATACTATCAGATCTGTGTATCATGTCCGGGAGTACGATGTTCACAAGCTCATGCACCTAGAGGACCCGATTGATATTTTCCTTTCACACGATTGGCCGCTCGGCATCACTGATTTTGGGAACTGGCAACAACTTGTTCGCTACAAAAAACATTTCAAAGATGAG ATCCAGCAAGGAACTCTTGGAAGCAAGCCTGCTGCACAGCTGCTCGAAAAACTCAAACCATCGTATTGGTTTTCAGCTCACTTGCACTGCAAATTCACTGCTCTTGTTGAACATGAAGAGGGTGGTCGAGTGACAAAATTTCTTGCACTCGATAAATGCCTTCCAGGGCGCAAGTTCTTGCAG ATTGTTGATATTGAATCTGATCCAGGACCTTATGAGGTTCAGTACGATGAAGAATGGCTGGCAATAACACGGAAATTGAATTGTGTCTTTCCTTTGACCCTCCGACGTGGAGACTTTGG GAGAACACAGCTCGACATGCAAGATTGTCGTCAATGGGTTAAGAGCAGGATGGAAGACAGAGGAGCCAAACCTTGCGAATTTTCTCAAACAGCTCCACCTCACAAACCCTCTGATTCAGTTTCAAACACTACTTTTTCTG GTTCTCCCCGTAATCCTCAGACTGTATCTTTCTTGGAATTGCTAGATCTTCCTTATGTTCTTGATAATGCATTGGACTCCAGGGATACTCCTACTTCATTGCCTCAAAAGG ATGATTACAGCGAAGACATTCCCATTGAAGACGAGGATGATCTAGAAGATGGAGAACCGAATAATGAAAACCGGTCCTCATGA
- the LOC107911043 gene encoding lariat debranching enzyme isoform X3, whose product MYCVQFKRMKIAVEGCMHGDLDKVYDTIKYIENTRNIKIDLLLCCGDFQAVRNEKDMDSLNVPPKYREMKSFWKYYSGQEVAPVPTIFIGGNHEASNYLWELYYGGWAAPNIYFLGFAGVVKFGNIRIGGLSGIYNARNYCLGHHERPPYNDNTIRSVYHVREYDVHKLMHLEDPIDIFLSHDWPLGITDFGNWQQLVRYKKHFKDEIQQGTLGSKPAAQLLEKLKPSYWFSAHLHCKFTALVEHEEGGRVTKFLALDKCLPGRKFLQIVDIESDPGPYEVQYDEEWLAITRKLNCVFPLTLRRGDFGRTQLDMQDCRQWVKSRMEDRGAKPCEFSQTAPPHKPSDSVSNTTFSGSPRNPQTVSFLELLDLPYVLDNALDSRDTPTSLPQKDDYSEDIPIEDEDDLEDGEPNNENRSS is encoded by the exons Atg TATTGTGTCCAATTCAAAAGGATGAAGATAGCAGTGGAAGGGTGCATGCATGGAGATCTCGACAAGGTCTACGACACCATTAAATACATCGAAAACACTCGCAACATCAAAATCGACCTCCTCCTTTGTTGTGGTGATTTCCAG GCAGTCAGGAATGAAAAAGATATGGATAGCCTTAATGTGCCCCCAAAATATAGGGAGATGAAATCATTCTGGAAATACTATTCGGGTCAGGAGGTTGCCCCAGTTCCCACCATTTTTATCGGTGGAAATCATGAAGCTTCCAATTATTTATGGGAATT GTATTATGGGGGATGGGCAGCACCTAATATATACTTCTTGGGGTTTGCTGGGGTTGTGAAGTTTGGCAATATCCGTATCGGTGGACTTTCCGGAATTTACAATGCGCGTAATTATTGTTTAG GACACCACGAAAGGCCACCTTATAATGACAATACTATCAGATCTGTGTATCATGTCCGGGAGTACGATGTTCACAAGCTCATGCACCTAGAGGACCCGATTGATATTTTCCTTTCACACGATTGGCCGCTCGGCATCACTGATTTTGGGAACTGGCAACAACTTGTTCGCTACAAAAAACATTTCAAAGATGAG ATCCAGCAAGGAACTCTTGGAAGCAAGCCTGCTGCACAGCTGCTCGAAAAACTCAAACCATCGTATTGGTTTTCAGCTCACTTGCACTGCAAATTCACTGCTCTTGTTGAACATGAAGAGGGTGGTCGAGTGACAAAATTTCTTGCACTCGATAAATGCCTTCCAGGGCGCAAGTTCTTGCAG ATTGTTGATATTGAATCTGATCCAGGACCTTATGAGGTTCAGTACGATGAAGAATGGCTGGCAATAACACGGAAATTGAATTGTGTCTTTCCTTTGACCCTCCGACGTGGAGACTTTGG GAGAACACAGCTCGACATGCAAGATTGTCGTCAATGGGTTAAGAGCAGGATGGAAGACAGAGGAGCCAAACCTTGCGAATTTTCTCAAACAGCTCCACCTCACAAACCCTCTGATTCAGTTTCAAACACTACTTTTTCTG GTTCTCCCCGTAATCCTCAGACTGTATCTTTCTTGGAATTGCTAGATCTTCCTTATGTTCTTGATAATGCATTGGACTCCAGGGATACTCCTACTTCATTGCCTCAAAAGG ATGATTACAGCGAAGACATTCCCATTGAAGACGAGGATGATCTAGAAGATGGAGAACCGAATAATGAAAACCGGTCCTCATGA